One genomic window of Indioceanicola profundi includes the following:
- the proC gene encoding pyrroline-5-carboxylate reductase, which translates to MGTTVLLVGCGKMGGAMLSGWRAAQAATRFVVVDPNVQAGSLPEGTELVGTMAELPADLRPDAVVLAVKPQMMDQALPGCAGYAAGAVYLSIAAGKPISYFERHLGADAAIVRAMPNTPAAIGRGISVAVPNSNVTPAQRDLCHALLQAAGEVAWTEDEAQIDAVTALSGSGPAYVFLLVEAMAKAGVAAGLPGDLAMHLARATVAGAGELLHRSPESAEQLRRNVTSPNGTTQAALEVLMAPEGLEPLMVRAVAAGQRRSRELAG; encoded by the coding sequence ATGGGCACTACAGTGTTGCTCGTCGGGTGCGGAAAGATGGGCGGGGCCATGCTCTCCGGCTGGAGAGCGGCCCAGGCCGCCACCCGATTCGTTGTTGTCGATCCCAATGTGCAGGCAGGCAGCCTGCCGGAGGGAACCGAGCTGGTCGGGACCATGGCCGAACTTCCGGCCGATCTTAGGCCGGATGCGGTTGTCCTGGCTGTCAAGCCGCAGATGATGGATCAGGCGCTGCCGGGCTGTGCCGGCTATGCGGCCGGGGCCGTGTATCTCTCCATCGCCGCCGGCAAGCCGATCTCCTATTTCGAGCGGCATCTCGGCGCGGATGCGGCCATCGTGCGGGCCATGCCCAATACCCCGGCCGCCATTGGCCGGGGCATCAGCGTGGCGGTGCCCAATTCCAACGTGACGCCGGCCCAGCGGGACCTCTGCCACGCGCTGCTCCAGGCTGCGGGAGAAGTGGCATGGACGGAGGACGAGGCGCAGATCGACGCGGTGACGGCGTTGTCCGGCAGTGGCCCCGCCTATGTGTTTCTGCTGGTGGAGGCGATGGCGAAGGCCGGTGTCGCAGCCGGCCTGCCGGGGGACCTCGCCATGCATCTCGCCCGCGCGACGGTCGCCGGTGCGGGGGAGTTGCTGCACCGGTCGCCCGAATCGGCGGAGCAGCTCCGCCGCAATGTGACAAGTCCCAATGGCACCACCCAGGCGGCGCTGGAGGTGTTGATGGCCCCCGAGGGGCTGGAGCCGTTGATGGTGCGGGCGGTGGCTGCGGGGCAGCGCCGGTCGCGTGAACTGGCGGGCTGA
- a CDS encoding YbaK/EbsC family protein → MARVLSPSAQRIQNLLNDLGHPVHVVEYTVMTRTAAEAAAVIGCDVGQIAKSIIFRTRESSRPVLVVASGMNRVNEAVVGRRLADRIGGERLVKADPEFVRTSTGFPIGGVAPVGHTVPPITLFDQDLLKFETVYAAAGTPNSIFAITPEALLRLTGGVTGEVV, encoded by the coding sequence ATGGCGCGCGTGCTCAGCCCCAGCGCCCAGCGTATCCAGAACCTGCTGAACGATCTTGGACATCCGGTGCATGTGGTCGAGTACACCGTGATGACCCGTACGGCTGCTGAGGCGGCGGCGGTGATCGGCTGCGATGTCGGGCAGATCGCCAAATCCATCATCTTCCGGACCCGTGAATCCTCCCGCCCCGTGCTCGTGGTCGCCAGCGGCATGAACCGCGTGAACGAGGCGGTGGTTGGCCGTCGCCTAGCCGACCGGATCGGCGGGGAGCGGCTGGTCAAGGCGGACCCGGAGTTCGTGCGGACCAGCACCGGCTTTCCGATCGGGGGCGTGGCGCCGGTCGGCCACACCGTTCCGCCGATCACCCTCTTCGACCAGGATCTGTTGAAGTTCGAGACGGTCTACGCCGCTGCGGGAACGCCCAACTCGATCTTCGCCATCACGCCGGAGGCGCTGCTGCGCCTGACCGGCGGCGTGACGGGAGAGGTGGTTTAG
- a CDS encoding glutathione S-transferase family protein, with protein MTGDRRVTFFHSPNTRSTGALALLEEIGAPYEMTVLNMKAGETRGPDYLSVNPMGKVPAVRHGDAMITEQAAVYLYLADLFPEAGLAPSIGDPLRGPYLRWMVFYGSSFEPAIVDRAMKREPAPPSMCPYGDYDTMLDTLTGQLAKGPYLLGERFTAADMLWGMALKWTTAFKLVPETPVVMDYVARIAARPSVTRAMAKDAELAAGLTA; from the coding sequence ATGACCGGCGACCGCAGAGTGACCTTCTTCCATTCTCCGAATACCCGATCCACGGGCGCCCTGGCCCTGCTTGAGGAAATTGGCGCTCCCTATGAGATGACGGTGCTGAACATGAAGGCGGGGGAGACGCGCGGCCCCGACTATCTTTCCGTCAATCCCATGGGCAAGGTTCCAGCCGTACGGCACGGCGATGCCATGATAACGGAGCAGGCCGCGGTCTATCTCTATCTGGCCGATCTGTTTCCGGAGGCGGGGCTTGCGCCCTCCATCGGCGATCCCCTGCGCGGCCCCTATCTGCGCTGGATGGTCTTCTACGGCTCCAGCTTCGAGCCGGCGATTGTGGACCGCGCAATGAAGCGGGAACCGGCGCCGCCCTCCATGTGCCCCTATGGCGACTATGACACGATGCTGGACACCTTGACCGGCCAGCTTGCCAAGGGGCCTTACCTTCTGGGCGAAAGGTTCACAGCCGCCGACATGCTCTGGGGCATGGCGCTGAAGTGGACGACCGCCTTCAAACTGGTGCCGGAGACGCCGGTGGTGATGGACTATGTGGCCAGGATCGCCGCCCGCCCGTCCGTGACCCGCGCCATGGCAAAGGATGCCGAACTCGCGGCCGGGCTGACTGCCTAG
- a CDS encoding TetR/AcrR family transcriptional regulator, with amino-acid sequence MARKAEVQPQIIGAAMALAAEKGWRETTLAEIAKRANVSLADVFRSVGGKQGILEALSRHADAQVLAGGAPDMEERPRDRLFDVLMRRFDALAPYKLGLMAVADVTPRDPFAAICTVRQLRRSMGWMLEAAGLTSDGLEGAVKSRVLAGIWLSLLRTWFQDDSEDLARTMAALDARLRRAEEAWNSLPGRRRRPSARADEVHA; translated from the coding sequence ATGGCGAGGAAGGCGGAGGTGCAGCCGCAGATCATCGGGGCCGCCATGGCCCTGGCGGCGGAGAAGGGATGGCGGGAGACGACGCTGGCGGAAATCGCGAAGCGGGCAAACGTCTCCCTGGCAGATGTATTCCGCAGCGTCGGCGGCAAGCAAGGCATCCTGGAAGCCCTGTCCCGCCATGCCGATGCCCAGGTTCTTGCGGGCGGAGCACCGGACATGGAGGAACGGCCGCGCGACCGGCTGTTTGATGTACTGATGCGCCGGTTCGATGCGTTGGCGCCCTATAAGCTCGGCCTGATGGCGGTAGCGGACGTAACTCCGCGCGATCCGTTCGCCGCCATCTGCACCGTTCGCCAGCTCCGCCGATCCATGGGCTGGATGCTGGAGGCCGCGGGGCTGACGTCGGACGGGTTGGAAGGTGCTGTGAAGTCCCGGGTGCTTGCCGGGATCTGGTTATCCTTGCTGCGGACCTGGTTCCAGGACGACAGCGAGGATCTGGCCCGGACGATGGCGGCGTTGGATGCCCGTCTTCGTCGGGCGGAAGAGGCCTGGAATAGCCTGCCCGGACGGCGACGCCGGCCCTCCGCGCGGGCAGACGAGGTACATGCTTGA
- a CDS encoding phasin family protein yields the protein MAKDYRNPFMDFDVTKFMDPTKFMDMSRMMADFKVPGVDMEGILATQRKNIEALTTANQLAVEGLQAVMRRQAEIMRQTMEEASSTMSDMMAAGTPEDKVNKQAELIKAQFEKAIANMKELAEMVAKANNEAAEVLSSRVSASIEEMKTTISKSMPKR from the coding sequence ATGGCCAAGGACTACAGGAACCCGTTCATGGATTTCGATGTCACCAAGTTCATGGACCCGACGAAGTTCATGGACATGTCCCGGATGATGGCGGACTTCAAGGTCCCCGGCGTGGACATGGAAGGCATTCTGGCCACCCAGCGCAAGAACATCGAGGCGCTGACCACGGCCAACCAACTTGCGGTCGAGGGGCTGCAGGCGGTGATGCGCCGTCAAGCCGAAATCATGCGCCAGACCATGGAGGAAGCTTCCAGCACCATGTCGGACATGATGGCCGCCGGAACCCCGGAGGACAAGGTCAACAAGCAGGCCGAGTTGATCAAGGCTCAGTTCGAGAAGGCCATTGCCAACATGAAGGAACTGGCCGAGATGGTCGCCAAGGCCAATAACGAGGCCGCCGAGGTGCTCTCCTCCCGCGTGTCTGCGAGCATCGAGGAGATGAAGACCACCATCTCCAAGTCCATGCCGAAGCGCTGA
- a CDS encoding ATP-binding protein: MPSPRNGAGPSWSWQRPRPFRWLKRFLPRTLFGRSLMIIATPVVLAQAIATFVFYDRHWETMTNRLAFGVAGDIAMIVHQLERDPSDEARTETLALAARTMDLYITWMPGDSLPQEPQRLSGILENTLAKALDERVRLPWRIDTGVAQEWIEIRVGMSNGVLSIMSPERRLFSFTSYLFITWMIGSSLVLFTIAIVFMRNQIRPIRRLAIAADAFGKGRDAPGFKPEGAVEVRQAAHAFLTMRERIQRQIQQRTDMLAGVSHDLRTPLTRMKLELAMMPEGGGVEELKADVADMETMIEGYLAFARGAGAEQPQPLDLAALLAEVAANARREGAKVSLELDGQAPVLPLRPNIFKRCLTNLVGNARRYGGHVWIGLRQNARTVEILIDDDGPGIPAARRDEVFRPFYRLDNSRNPETGGVGLGLTIARDAARGHGGDIILDDSPHGGLRAIVRLPL; this comes from the coding sequence ATGCCGTCTCCCAGGAATGGCGCCGGACCGAGCTGGAGCTGGCAACGGCCACGTCCCTTTCGCTGGCTGAAGCGGTTCCTGCCCCGCACGCTGTTCGGCCGGTCGCTGATGATCATCGCGACACCGGTGGTGCTTGCCCAGGCGATCGCGACCTTCGTGTTCTACGACCGGCACTGGGAAACCATGACCAACCGGCTGGCCTTCGGCGTTGCCGGCGATATCGCCATGATCGTCCACCAGTTGGAGCGCGACCCGTCGGACGAGGCGCGGACGGAGACACTGGCGCTGGCGGCCCGCACCATGGACCTCTACATCACCTGGATGCCCGGCGACAGCCTTCCCCAGGAGCCGCAGCGACTTTCCGGCATCCTGGAGAACACGCTGGCCAAGGCGCTGGACGAACGGGTTCGGCTTCCCTGGCGCATCGACACAGGCGTGGCCCAGGAATGGATCGAAATCCGCGTGGGCATGTCCAACGGCGTGCTCTCCATCATGTCGCCGGAGCGGCGGCTGTTCAGCTTCACCAGCTATCTCTTCATCACCTGGATGATCGGCAGCTCGCTGGTGCTGTTCACCATTGCGATCGTCTTCATGCGGAACCAGATCCGCCCCATCCGCCGCCTGGCCATCGCCGCTGACGCCTTCGGCAAAGGCCGCGACGCCCCCGGCTTCAAGCCGGAAGGGGCGGTGGAGGTGCGCCAGGCCGCGCATGCCTTCCTGACCATGCGGGAACGCATCCAACGCCAGATCCAGCAGCGTACGGACATGCTGGCCGGCGTCAGCCATGACCTGCGCACGCCGCTGACGCGGATGAAGCTGGAACTCGCCATGATGCCGGAAGGCGGGGGTGTGGAGGAGTTGAAGGCCGATGTGGCCGACATGGAGACGATGATCGAGGGCTATCTGGCCTTCGCCCGCGGGGCTGGCGCGGAACAGCCTCAGCCGTTGGACCTTGCGGCCCTGCTCGCCGAAGTGGCGGCCAATGCCCGGCGGGAGGGAGCGAAGGTCAGCCTGGAACTGGACGGGCAGGCCCCTGTCCTCCCCCTGCGGCCCAACATCTTCAAACGCTGCCTGACCAACCTCGTGGGGAACGCCAGGCGCTATGGCGGACATGTCTGGATCGGCCTGCGCCAGAACGCCAGGACGGTGGAAATCCTGATCGATGATGACGGCCCCGGAATTCCCGCCGCGCGCCGGGACGAGGTGTTCCGCCCCTTCTACCGGCTGGACAACTCGCGCAATCCGGAGACCGGCGGCGTCGGCCTGGGGCTGACCATCGCCCGTGATGCCGCCCGCGGGCATGGCGGCGACATCATACTGGATGACAGTCCCCATGGCGGGCTGCGCGCCATCGTACGGCTGCCGCTGTAA
- a CDS encoding response regulator, with translation MTTEDLPHILVVDDDTRLRDALRRYLTQNGMLVTTATDAADARAKLASLAFDLIVLDVMMPGEDGLSLTRALRQDRAAARVPVLLLTARGQPDDRIEGLEAGADDYLPKPFEPRELLLRIQSILRRLPRPAAPAAEMRLGRWIFDPTREELRCGAEVVKLTSAESALLKVLSAEPGMVFSREELVERAGVDGNTRTIDVQVTRLRRKLEEDARQPRHLQTVRGEGYVLRPD, from the coding sequence ATGACGACGGAAGACCTTCCCCACATTCTGGTCGTGGACGACGACACCCGTCTGCGAGACGCCCTGCGCCGGTATCTCACCCAGAATGGGATGCTGGTGACCACGGCCACGGACGCGGCGGACGCGCGCGCGAAGTTGGCTTCGCTGGCCTTCGATCTCATCGTGCTGGATGTGATGATGCCCGGTGAGGACGGGCTGAGCCTTACCCGTGCCCTTCGGCAGGACCGGGCCGCGGCGCGCGTCCCCGTCCTGCTGCTCACCGCCCGCGGCCAGCCGGACGACCGGATAGAGGGATTGGAGGCCGGCGCCGACGACTACCTGCCGAAGCCGTTCGAACCGCGGGAGCTGCTGCTCCGCATCCAGTCCATCCTGCGCCGCCTGCCCCGCCCTGCCGCTCCCGCCGCGGAAATGCGCCTTGGCCGTTGGATATTCGACCCGACGCGGGAAGAGCTGCGGTGCGGGGCGGAGGTGGTGAAGCTCACCAGCGCAGAATCCGCCCTGCTCAAGGTGCTGTCCGCGGAACCCGGGATGGTCTTCAGTCGGGAGGAGTTGGTTGAGAGGGCTGGAGTGGACGGAAACACCCGGACCATCGACGTGCAGGTCACCCGCCTGCGCCGCAAGCTGGAAGAGGATGCCCGCCAGCCGCGCCACCTCCAGACCGTGCGTGGCGAGGGCTATGTGCTCCGCCCGGACTGA
- a CDS encoding MarR family winged helix-turn-helix transcriptional regulator, whose product MADAKSGPNPLFLREEELRQGIELLFYAYRDFTAEPDAMLAKIGLGRAHHRTIYFVGRYPGINVTELLGILRITKQSLARVLSELVAEGYVQQQPGTRDRRQRLLTLTEKGQDLERQLSDAQRARFARAYRAAGAEAVEGFRTVMLGIIDEEDRAKFPSPRGPGKR is encoded by the coding sequence ATGGCTGACGCAAAATCCGGTCCGAATCCCCTGTTCCTCCGTGAGGAGGAGCTCCGCCAAGGCATTGAGCTGCTGTTCTACGCCTACCGGGATTTTACCGCCGAACCCGATGCAATGCTTGCGAAAATTGGTCTGGGACGGGCGCACCACCGGACGATCTATTTCGTCGGCCGCTACCCGGGCATCAACGTGACAGAGCTGCTCGGCATTCTGCGCATAACGAAGCAGAGCCTGGCCCGCGTGCTATCGGAACTGGTGGCGGAAGGGTATGTGCAGCAGCAGCCGGGCACCCGCGACCGGCGGCAGCGGTTGCTGACGCTCACGGAGAAAGGCCAGGACCTGGAACGGCAGCTTTCCGACGCCCAGCGCGCCCGTTTCGCCCGCGCCTACCGGGCCGCTGGCGCCGAGGCGGTGGAAGGATTCCGCACCGTCATGCTGGGCATCATCGACGAGGAGGATCGAGCCAAATTCCCCTCCCCCCGCGGCCCCGGCAAGCGCTGA
- a CDS encoding branched-chain amino acid aminotransferase: MSIIPFHDRDGLIWFDGQMVPWREAQVHVLTHGLHYASCVFEGERVYNGSIFKLTEHSERLVKSGELLGFTIPYSVAEIDQATRDVVKAANMTNGYIRPVAWRGSEMMGVSAQHNTIHLAIACWEWPSYFSPEARMKGIHLQMSKWRRPAPDTAPTESKAAGLYMICTLSKHAAEKAGFQDALMLDYRGQVAEATGANFFMVDKDRVIHTPKPDCFLDGITRRTVIDLAKRRGYKVVERAIFPEELKDAVEIFITGTAAEVTPVGRIEDMIFTPGEVCKNLMLDYDALVNGRLEKAAAAE; encoded by the coding sequence ATGTCCATCATTCCCTTCCATGACCGAGACGGCCTGATCTGGTTCGATGGCCAGATGGTGCCTTGGCGCGAAGCCCAGGTTCATGTGCTGACCCACGGACTGCACTACGCAAGCTGTGTATTCGAAGGGGAGAGGGTTTACAACGGGTCGATCTTCAAGCTGACCGAGCATTCGGAGCGGCTGGTCAAGTCCGGCGAACTGCTCGGCTTCACCATCCCCTACAGCGTGGCGGAAATCGATCAGGCAACCCGCGACGTGGTCAAGGCCGCCAACATGACCAACGGCTATATCCGCCCGGTTGCATGGCGCGGCAGCGAGATGATGGGCGTTTCCGCCCAGCACAATACGATCCATCTGGCGATCGCCTGCTGGGAATGGCCAAGCTACTTCAGCCCGGAGGCCCGGATGAAGGGCATCCATCTGCAAATGTCCAAGTGGCGCCGCCCCGCCCCCGATACCGCCCCCACGGAGTCGAAGGCCGCGGGTCTCTACATGATCTGCACCTTGTCCAAGCATGCAGCGGAGAAGGCCGGTTTTCAGGACGCGCTGATGCTGGACTACCGGGGGCAGGTCGCGGAGGCGACGGGCGCGAACTTCTTCATGGTCGACAAGGATCGGGTGATCCACACGCCGAAGCCGGATTGCTTCCTGGACGGCATCACCCGTCGCACCGTGATCGATCTGGCCAAGCGCCGTGGCTACAAGGTCGTCGAGCGGGCGATCTTCCCGGAGGAGCTGAAAGACGCGGTGGAAATCTTCATTACCGGCACGGCGGCGGAGGTGACCCCGGTCGGCCGGATCGAGGACATGATTTTCACCCCTGGCGAGGTCTGCAAGAATCTGATGCTGGACTACGATGCCCTGGTGAATGGCAGGTTGGAGAAGGCCGCCGCCGCGGAATAG
- a CDS encoding sensor histidine kinase encodes MAAAILSSGHPIILIVGIASSTGTEGSVTALLRHAGFDDVREVTGADASALTDACREHAPTLILLVGPAADRPASMADAVAQARLPQPPVLVTIPDHADERSRLEALEAGIADILVRPVPRAELVIRIGNLIRQQQALAEAREQAATLELLLEERTQRLQEAVDLLRAAERRLTDQLEASRAESRGKSELMATAAHELRTPLHAVIGFADLIRTEAYGPLGDPRYVEYSHDIHHAASHMLALVDGTLDLAKAESGLEMLEIRRVDVGRVVQDSVRMLNQMAANAGVRLDVTIPDQPLMIRTDPEKVRQVVLNLASNAVKFTPHGGRVTVEVAADAAQGAIIMVVRDTGIGMAAADIPTAMKPFRQIRQLDRAHPKGTGLGLPLTRRFIEMLGGEMSIASKPGRGTIVTVRLPVDPPAGNNCATQPEASVAAGR; translated from the coding sequence ATGGCGGCGGCGATCTTGTCCAGCGGGCATCCGATAATCCTGATCGTGGGCATTGCCTCATCTACCGGCACCGAAGGGTCGGTAACCGCGCTTCTCCGCCATGCCGGCTTCGACGATGTACGGGAGGTCACTGGCGCTGATGCCAGTGCACTGACAGATGCATGCCGGGAGCACGCGCCGACGCTGATCCTTCTGGTCGGCCCGGCAGCGGATCGTCCGGCGTCCATGGCGGATGCCGTGGCCCAGGCCCGCCTCCCCCAACCGCCTGTCCTCGTTACTATTCCCGACCATGCGGATGAACGGTCCCGGCTCGAAGCGCTGGAGGCCGGGATCGCCGACATACTGGTCCGGCCGGTCCCGCGCGCCGAGCTGGTGATCCGCATCGGCAACCTCATCCGCCAGCAGCAAGCTCTGGCCGAAGCCCGTGAACAGGCCGCGACGCTGGAACTCCTTCTGGAGGAGCGCACACAGCGTCTTCAGGAGGCTGTCGATCTGCTCCGCGCGGCGGAGCGACGCCTGACCGACCAGCTTGAGGCGTCACGGGCCGAGAGCCGGGGCAAGAGCGAGCTGATGGCCACCGCCGCGCATGAGCTGAGGACTCCTCTGCACGCCGTCATCGGATTTGCCGACCTGATCCGAACGGAGGCCTATGGCCCCCTGGGCGATCCCCGCTATGTCGAGTACAGCCACGACATCCACCACGCGGCCAGCCATATGCTGGCGCTCGTCGACGGGACGCTTGATCTGGCCAAAGCCGAATCCGGGCTGGAGATGCTGGAAATCCGCCGGGTCGATGTCGGCCGCGTTGTCCAGGACAGCGTCCGCATGCTGAACCAGATGGCTGCGAACGCAGGGGTGCGGCTGGACGTGACCATTCCAGACCAGCCTTTGATGATCCGCACCGATCCGGAGAAGGTCAGGCAGGTTGTTCTGAACCTGGCGTCGAACGCGGTCAAATTCACGCCCCATGGCGGTCGCGTCACGGTGGAGGTGGCGGCGGATGCGGCCCAGGGCGCAATCATTATGGTTGTCCGGGACACCGGCATCGGCATGGCTGCCGCCGACATTCCGACCGCCATGAAGCCCTTTCGGCAAATCCGTCAGTTGGACCGGGCCCATCCGAAAGGAACAGGGTTGGGCCTGCCCCTGACCCGCCGCTTCATCGAAATGCTGGGAGGTGAAATGAGCATCGCCAGCAAACCGGGCCGCGGCACCATTGTAACGGTCAGACTCCCGGTAGACCCGCCAGCGGGGAACAATTGCGCAACGCAGCCGGAAGCATCTGTCGCCGCAGGCCGATAG
- a CDS encoding molybdenum cofactor biosynthesis protein MoaE gives MAVRVQAEDFDVGAELEALTRGNHAIGGLTSFVGLVRDMHAKGPEAGRSVSAMTLEHYPGMTERQLEAIEAEARARWPLDATLIIHRHGRLEPGDRIVLVACASSHREAAFEACHFLIDWLKTRAPFWKREETPSGERWVEAKDSDNAAASRWSKKE, from the coding sequence ATGGCGGTACGGGTACAGGCGGAGGATTTCGATGTCGGCGCCGAGTTGGAGGCGCTGACCCGCGGCAATCACGCCATCGGTGGCCTGACCAGCTTCGTCGGACTGGTGCGCGACATGCACGCCAAGGGTCCGGAAGCGGGCCGGAGCGTCAGCGCCATGACGCTGGAGCATTATCCCGGCATGACGGAGCGCCAGCTCGAGGCCATCGAAGCGGAGGCCCGGGCGCGTTGGCCCCTGGACGCCACCCTGATCATCCATCGCCATGGACGGCTCGAGCCCGGCGACCGCATCGTTCTGGTGGCCTGCGCCAGTTCCCATCGGGAAGCCGCCTTCGAGGCATGCCATTTCCTCATCGACTGGCTGAAGACCAGGGCGCCGTTCTGGAAACGGGAGGAAACGCCGAGTGGCGAGCGCTGGGTAGAGGCGAAGGACAGCGACAACGCCGCCGCATCACGCTGGTCAAAAAAGGAGTAG
- the moaD gene encoding molybdopterin converting factor subunit 1 translates to MKLLYFAWLRTKIGLAEETVEPPAGIADVGGLVEWLKGRGPGYADALANLAVVKVAVNQEYVPFDHPVKPGDEVALFPPVTGG, encoded by the coding sequence ATGAAGCTTCTGTATTTCGCTTGGCTGCGCACCAAAATCGGCCTCGCCGAAGAGACGGTGGAGCCGCCGGCCGGCATCGCGGATGTGGGCGGGCTGGTTGAGTGGCTGAAGGGTCGTGGCCCCGGCTATGCCGACGCCCTTGCCAATCTGGCCGTGGTCAAGGTCGCTGTGAATCAGGAGTACGTGCCCTTCGACCATCCGGTGAAGCCGGGCGACGAGGTGGCGCTGTTCCCCCCTGTGACAGGCGGCTGA
- the pgsA gene encoding CDP-diacylglycerol--glycerol-3-phosphate 3-phosphatidyltransferase, whose protein sequence is MLTSLPNILTLSRIAVIPVVVALFFVEGAWPAYTACALFAAAAVTDWFDGYLARAWQEESVIGKFLDPIADKLLVAAVLMMLVAVGKISGLVVLAAVVILLREVLVSGLREYLAGLQVSVPVSRLAKWKTAIQMAAIGVLIVGRDGPSWFPTEMVGDVGLWAAAALTLLTGWDYLRAGLKHMLDTEAPRKRGPVAAKTVR, encoded by the coding sequence ATGCTCACCAGCCTGCCGAATATACTGACCCTTTCCCGCATCGCCGTCATTCCGGTGGTGGTGGCGCTGTTCTTCGTGGAGGGCGCCTGGCCGGCCTATACCGCCTGCGCCCTGTTCGCCGCGGCGGCCGTCACCGACTGGTTCGATGGGTATCTGGCCCGCGCGTGGCAGGAAGAGAGCGTCATCGGCAAGTTCCTGGACCCCATTGCCGACAAGCTGCTGGTAGCGGCCGTCCTGATGATGCTGGTCGCGGTTGGGAAGATTTCCGGGCTGGTGGTGCTCGCCGCCGTCGTCATCCTGCTGCGCGAGGTCCTGGTTTCCGGCCTGCGGGAATATCTCGCCGGACTTCAGGTCAGCGTGCCGGTCAGCCGTCTGGCCAAATGGAAGACCGCCATTCAGATGGCCGCGATCGGCGTGCTGATCGTCGGCCGAGACGGCCCCTCCTGGTTCCCGACGGAGATGGTGGGGGATGTCGGACTGTGGGCCGCGGCGGCACTGACCCTGCTGACCGGCTGGGACTATCTCCGTGCCGGGCTGAAGCACATGCTCGACACCGAGGCGCCGCGCAAACGTGGGCCTGTTGCCGCCAAGACCGTACGCTGA